One segment of Gordonia terrae DNA contains the following:
- a CDS encoding AraC family transcriptional regulator, producing the protein MTANAPMDDSACTAGTVELSTRELASAEGRVRWAEALDATFCEMDIDWPQDRRPFTAQIVARPVGSLSVSVVRADPHTVVRTPAMIESDPADDYLLCLITQGAATISQGEHTGLLQHGAFGIIDATAPFVVSGATEFEQIVVRAPRGQLAARATYDVIDDATGRAIAVDSGIGRLVSSFLVDVAAQVQGISVSSSGTVASAVLDMVAGAVTEQISHRTATDRIHAADLRAVQNAMADHLHDPDHTIALVAAEVGMSMRYVHKLFSTTGTTPRAWLYARRLDRARALLAQTDLCVADICAQVGFRDASHFSRAFSRTFGVSPSRYRATAPERHRP; encoded by the coding sequence ATGACTGCGAATGCACCGATGGATGACTCCGCGTGCACAGCGGGAACCGTCGAACTGAGCACCCGCGAACTCGCGAGCGCCGAGGGTCGGGTCCGGTGGGCGGAGGCGCTCGACGCCACCTTCTGCGAGATGGACATCGACTGGCCCCAGGACCGTCGCCCGTTCACCGCTCAGATCGTCGCGCGCCCCGTCGGAAGCCTCTCGGTGAGCGTGGTCCGCGCCGATCCGCACACCGTCGTCCGCACGCCGGCGATGATCGAATCCGATCCGGCCGACGACTATCTGCTGTGCCTCATCACCCAGGGCGCCGCCACGATCTCGCAGGGCGAACACACCGGACTGTTGCAACACGGCGCCTTCGGGATCATCGATGCCACAGCTCCTTTCGTCGTCAGCGGTGCCACCGAGTTCGAGCAGATCGTTGTGCGTGCGCCTCGTGGACAACTGGCCGCGCGGGCGACGTACGACGTCATCGACGACGCGACGGGCCGGGCCATCGCGGTCGATTCCGGTATCGGACGACTCGTGTCGAGCTTCCTCGTCGACGTCGCGGCCCAGGTCCAAGGAATCTCCGTGTCGTCGTCCGGCACGGTGGCGAGCGCAGTGTTGGACATGGTCGCCGGCGCGGTGACCGAGCAGATCTCACACCGCACCGCGACCGACCGGATACATGCCGCCGACCTCCGCGCGGTCCAGAACGCGATGGCCGATCACCTGCACGATCCCGACCACACCATCGCGCTGGTGGCCGCCGAGGTCGGGATGTCGATGCGATACGTCCACAAGCTGTTCAGCACCACCGGCACGACACCGCGGGCCTGGCTGTACGCCCGACGGCTCGACCGGGCCCGCGCGCTTCTCGCGCAGACCGATCTCTGTGTCGCCGACATCTGCGCACAGGTCGGGTTCCGCGATGCGTCGCACTTCAGCCGCGCGTTCAGCCGCACGTTCGGAGTCAGCCCATCCCGCTATCGGGCCACCGCTCCCGAGCGGCATCGTCCCTAG
- a CDS encoding SRPBCC family protein, whose translation MTISDTDRSARFTHSESIRIDATPQQVWDLVTDIGRTGEWSPICKACWWAEPATGPEVGAYFHGRNETPERVWETRSRVVAADEPREFAWMVNENAVRWSYTITPDGDGTSLTESWAVQPAGFDLFAERFGDDASHQLEQRRDAALAGIPATLAAIKEIAERGPSAP comes from the coding sequence ATGACGATTAGTGACACCGACCGCAGTGCTCGATTCACCCACTCCGAATCCATCCGCATCGACGCCACACCCCAGCAGGTGTGGGACCTGGTGACCGACATCGGTCGTACCGGCGAGTGGAGCCCGATCTGCAAGGCGTGCTGGTGGGCGGAACCGGCGACCGGTCCCGAGGTCGGTGCGTATTTCCATGGCCGCAACGAAACCCCCGAACGTGTGTGGGAGACCCGTTCCCGTGTCGTCGCCGCCGACGAACCCCGCGAGTTCGCGTGGATGGTGAACGAGAACGCGGTGCGCTGGTCGTACACGATCACGCCCGACGGCGACGGGACGTCGCTCACCGAGTCCTGGGCCGTACAGCCCGCGGGGTTCGACCTGTTCGCCGAACGCTTCGGCGACGACGCATCGCATCAACTCGAACAGCGTCGCGACGCCGCGCTGGCGGGCATCCCGGCCACCCTCGCCGCCATCAAGGAGATCGCCGAGCGCGGCCCCTCTGCCCCCTGA
- a CDS encoding carboxyl transferase domain-containing protein: MESVLFSRIAIVNRGEAAMRLIHAVRGLSEETRQPIEVIALHTDVDRNATFVREADVAYDLGPAASRPYLNMKVLEHALLETGADAAWVGWGFVAEDPLFAELCDRIGVTFVGPSAEAMRKLGDKIGAKLIAEEVGVPVAAWSRGGVDTLDEAVAAAAEIGYPLMLKATAGGGGRGIRKVTSDADLRDAYTRTREEAERAFGSGVVFLERLVTGARHVEVQVIADGQGTAWALGVRDCSVQRRNQKIIEESASPVLPADRVAELKASAERLAVAVGYRGAATVEFLYHPGENLLAFLEVNTRLQVEHPITEATTGFDLVRAQLHVASGGRLEGAAPSERGHAIEARLNAEDPDRDFAPAPGRIDLLELPAGPGIRVDTGVSEGDTIPADFDSMIAKIIAYGRDRDEALGRLRRAIRETRVIIAGGATNKSFVLELLDQPQVIDGSADTGWIDRVRAEGGLVANRHSAIALIAAAIDAYEEEELVERQRLMSTASGGRPQVQHESGRPLDLKLRGVAYRVRVAAIGAHRFRVVIEAPGETRTADVDLERFDDHAAQLVVNRVRYRLLTDTHGPIHLVDVDGVTHRVSRDEGGVVRSPAPALVVATPIQAGDEVEAGAPILVLESMKMETVLRAPVRSRVKECAVSVGTQVETGATLMRLEPLADEGDEVEEEVGATVDLELPEEPQVDPTERTTRSQEDLRSQLLGYDVDPNHRTRLLDEYLSVRRAAIDSGRRPLADELELVTVFADLAELSQNRPSSHEVGVEHVHSARENFHTYLQSLDVERDGLPAAFHDQLGRALGHYGVTELERTPELEAAVFRIFLALQNPNDSASVISALLLEWLDEPTPRDELREAVGTALDRLVAATQVRFPAVSDLARGVIYAWYGQPLLLRDRARVYSNVRKQLKYLDENPDAADRTSRIDDMVRSTEPLVRLLGQRIERHADNTVMLEVLTRRYYGNRGLSDIRIREAGGATFVVAERDAGNIASAAVGFDALPAAIGGLAELARETAAVDADIYLAWEQQPDDFDVLAGTLHDIVATSSLPPQVHRVTITVAGSADARMHHHVTFRPSATGMAEERLIRGLHPYIAQRMQMERLRKFDLTRLPSSDDEEVYLFRCVARENPSDRRLVAFAQVRDLTALREQDGRLLTLPTAEAALASCVDSIRRAQRGSTNLSSANRIIMYVWPPIDVDADILDLIADHISGTTQGVGLEEVQLIARRRDRDTGELSKVSVHFSGNPTGGFDVRVVEPSDEPIEPVDEYRQKVLRAAKRNTVYPYELAAILGDFTEYDLDAEQRLVQVDRPKGRNSAAIVAGVVTTPTEKYPRGVTRVVLLGDPTKSLGALAEPECSRLVAALDLAEQMQVPLEWYALSSGARISMDSGTENMDWIARALKRIVEFTQDGGEINIVVAGINVGGQPYWNAEATMLMHTKGILVMTPESAMVLTGKQSLDFSGGVSAEDNFGIGGYDRVMGPNGQAQYWAPNLGAARDLLMAHYEHTYVLPGEQTPRRAITSDPVDRDISDYPHVLAGSDFTTVGQIFSAASNPDRKKPFDIRTVIRAVADQDHPVLERWAGMADAETAVVTDLHMGGIPVCLLGIESREVPRRGYTPTDGPDTYTAGTLFPQSSKKAARAINVASGNRPLVVLANLSGFDGSPESLRKLQLEYGAEIGRAIVNFEGPIVFCVISRYHGGAFVVFSKALNPNMTVLAIDGSFASVLGGAPAAAVVFAGDVAKRVSADARVRELEAETAQATGPDRSRLNAELADLRQSVRAEKISEIAAEFDSVHSIRRAVEVGSVDAVIQADELRPQIIGAIEKSPAWGKQDSEVVSS; encoded by the coding sequence ATGGAGTCGGTGTTGTTTTCTCGTATCGCCATCGTGAACCGAGGTGAAGCCGCGATGCGGCTCATCCACGCCGTTCGGGGCCTGTCGGAGGAGACCCGGCAACCCATCGAGGTCATCGCACTGCACACCGACGTGGATCGAAACGCCACGTTCGTGCGCGAGGCGGACGTCGCCTACGACCTCGGGCCCGCGGCATCGCGTCCCTACCTGAACATGAAGGTGCTCGAGCACGCTCTGCTCGAGACCGGTGCCGACGCGGCGTGGGTCGGCTGGGGCTTCGTGGCCGAGGACCCGCTGTTCGCCGAACTGTGCGACCGGATCGGCGTCACCTTCGTCGGGCCGTCGGCCGAGGCGATGCGCAAGCTCGGCGACAAGATCGGCGCCAAGCTGATCGCCGAAGAGGTGGGCGTCCCCGTGGCGGCGTGGAGCCGCGGCGGTGTGGACACCCTCGACGAGGCGGTGGCCGCGGCAGCCGAGATCGGCTACCCGTTGATGCTGAAGGCGACCGCGGGCGGTGGCGGCCGCGGCATCCGGAAGGTCACCAGCGACGCCGATCTCCGCGACGCCTACACCCGCACCCGCGAGGAGGCCGAGCGCGCCTTCGGCAGCGGCGTGGTGTTCCTGGAACGTCTCGTGACCGGCGCGCGTCACGTCGAGGTCCAGGTCATCGCCGACGGTCAGGGCACGGCCTGGGCGCTGGGCGTGCGTGATTGCTCGGTCCAGCGCCGCAACCAGAAGATCATCGAGGAATCGGCGTCGCCGGTCCTCCCCGCGGACCGGGTCGCCGAGCTCAAGGCCTCGGCGGAGCGGCTCGCCGTCGCCGTGGGTTACCGGGGCGCGGCCACCGTCGAGTTCCTCTACCACCCGGGCGAGAATCTCCTCGCGTTTCTCGAGGTCAACACCCGTTTGCAGGTGGAGCACCCGATCACCGAGGCGACCACCGGCTTCGACCTGGTGCGCGCGCAGCTGCACGTCGCCTCCGGCGGGCGGCTCGAGGGTGCGGCGCCGAGCGAGCGCGGACACGCCATCGAAGCCCGCCTCAACGCCGAGGATCCCGACCGCGACTTCGCGCCGGCTCCGGGCCGCATCGACCTGCTGGAGCTGCCCGCGGGACCGGGTATCCGCGTCGACACCGGTGTGAGCGAGGGCGACACCATCCCCGCCGACTTCGACTCGATGATCGCCAAGATCATCGCCTACGGTCGCGATCGCGACGAGGCGCTCGGCCGTCTGCGCCGCGCGATCCGCGAGACCCGCGTCATCATCGCCGGCGGAGCGACGAACAAGAGCTTCGTGCTCGAGTTGTTGGATCAGCCGCAGGTGATCGACGGCAGCGCGGACACCGGCTGGATCGACCGCGTGCGCGCCGAGGGCGGCCTCGTCGCCAACCGGCACTCGGCCATCGCTCTCATCGCCGCCGCGATCGACGCCTACGAGGAAGAGGAACTCGTCGAACGGCAGCGCCTGATGTCGACGGCCTCCGGTGGCCGCCCGCAGGTGCAGCACGAGAGCGGGCGCCCGCTCGACCTCAAGCTGCGCGGCGTCGCCTACCGCGTGCGTGTCGCCGCCATCGGTGCTCATCGCTTCCGGGTCGTCATCGAGGCGCCGGGGGAGACCCGCACCGCCGACGTCGACCTGGAGCGTTTCGACGACCACGCCGCGCAGCTCGTGGTGAACCGGGTCCGCTACCGCCTGCTCACCGACACCCATGGACCGATCCACCTCGTCGACGTCGACGGGGTCACCCACCGCGTCAGTCGCGACGAGGGCGGTGTGGTGCGCTCGCCCGCACCCGCGCTCGTCGTCGCCACACCGATCCAGGCCGGCGACGAGGTCGAGGCCGGCGCTCCCATCCTGGTGCTCGAGAGCATGAAGATGGAGACCGTGCTGCGTGCCCCGGTGCGCTCGCGCGTCAAGGAGTGCGCCGTGTCGGTCGGCACGCAGGTCGAGACCGGCGCGACCCTGATGCGGCTGGAGCCGCTGGCCGATGAGGGAGACGAGGTCGAAGAGGAAGTCGGTGCGACCGTCGACCTCGAACTGCCGGAGGAGCCGCAGGTCGACCCGACCGAGCGGACCACCCGTAGCCAGGAGGACCTCCGCAGCCAGCTGCTCGGCTACGACGTGGACCCGAACCACCGGACACGACTGCTCGACGAATACCTGTCCGTCCGCCGTGCCGCCATCGACAGCGGACGTCGACCGCTGGCCGACGAACTCGAACTCGTGACGGTGTTCGCCGACCTCGCCGAGTTGAGCCAGAACCGGCCGTCGAGCCACGAGGTCGGCGTCGAGCACGTACACAGCGCACGGGAGAACTTCCACACCTACCTGCAGAGTCTCGACGTCGAACGCGACGGACTGCCCGCGGCGTTCCACGATCAGCTGGGTCGCGCACTCGGCCACTACGGCGTCACCGAACTCGAGCGCACCCCCGAGCTCGAAGCCGCCGTCTTCCGGATCTTCCTCGCGCTGCAGAACCCGAACGACTCCGCCTCGGTGATCAGCGCGTTGCTGCTCGAATGGCTCGACGAGCCGACCCCGCGAGACGAACTGCGCGAGGCGGTGGGCACCGCCCTCGACCGCCTCGTCGCCGCCACACAGGTCCGCTTCCCGGCCGTCTCCGACCTCGCGCGCGGCGTCATCTACGCCTGGTACGGACAGCCGCTGCTGCTCCGCGACCGCGCACGCGTGTACAGCAACGTGCGCAAGCAGCTGAAGTATCTCGACGAGAATCCCGACGCCGCCGACCGTACGAGCCGCATCGACGACATGGTGCGCAGCACCGAACCGCTCGTCCGGCTGCTCGGCCAGCGCATCGAGCGGCACGCCGACAACACGGTCATGCTCGAGGTGCTGACCCGGCGCTACTACGGCAACCGTGGTCTCTCCGACATCCGGATTCGTGAGGCCGGCGGCGCGACCTTCGTGGTCGCCGAGCGCGACGCAGGCAACATCGCCTCGGCCGCAGTCGGTTTCGATGCGCTGCCCGCAGCCATCGGCGGACTCGCCGAGCTCGCTCGCGAGACCGCGGCCGTCGACGCGGACATCTATCTCGCCTGGGAGCAGCAGCCCGACGACTTCGACGTCCTCGCCGGGACGCTGCACGACATCGTCGCCACGAGTTCGCTTCCGCCGCAGGTGCATCGCGTCACCATCACGGTCGCGGGCAGCGCCGACGCCCGGATGCACCACCACGTCACGTTCCGGCCGTCGGCCACCGGTATGGCCGAGGAACGTCTGATCCGGGGCCTGCACCCCTACATCGCACAGCGGATGCAGATGGAGCGTCTGCGCAAGTTCGACCTCACCCGCCTGCCCTCGTCGGACGACGAAGAGGTGTACCTCTTCCGTTGTGTCGCACGGGAGAACCCGTCCGACCGGCGACTCGTCGCCTTCGCCCAGGTGCGTGACCTGACCGCCTTGCGCGAGCAGGACGGCCGATTGCTGACGCTGCCGACCGCCGAAGCCGCGCTCGCGTCGTGCGTCGACTCGATCCGGCGTGCGCAGCGCGGCTCCACCAACCTGTCGAGCGCCAACCGGATCATCATGTACGTGTGGCCGCCGATCGACGTCGACGCCGACATCCTGGATCTGATCGCCGATCACATCAGCGGCACGACGCAGGGCGTCGGACTCGAAGAGGTCCAGCTCATCGCGCGCCGCCGCGACCGCGACACCGGTGAGTTGAGCAAGGTCTCGGTGCATTTCTCGGGCAACCCCACCGGCGGATTCGACGTCCGGGTCGTCGAGCCGAGCGACGAGCCCATCGAGCCGGTCGACGAATACCGGCAGAAGGTACTGCGCGCGGCGAAGCGCAACACCGTCTACCCGTACGAATTGGCGGCCATCCTGGGCGATTTCACCGAGTACGACCTCGACGCCGAGCAGCGACTGGTGCAGGTCGACCGCCCCAAGGGTCGCAATTCGGCCGCGATCGTCGCCGGTGTGGTCACCACACCCACCGAGAAGTACCCGCGCGGCGTGACCCGTGTGGTCCTGCTCGGCGATCCGACGAAATCGCTGGGCGCGCTTGCGGAACCGGAGTGCAGTCGGCTGGTGGCGGCGCTCGACCTCGCCGAGCAGATGCAGGTCCCGCTCGAGTGGTACGCACTCTCGTCGGGCGCGCGGATCTCCATGGACTCCGGTACGGAGAACATGGACTGGATCGCCCGGGCGCTGAAGCGGATCGTCGAGTTCACGCAGGACGGCGGCGAGATCAACATCGTCGTGGCCGGCATCAACGTGGGCGGGCAGCCGTACTGGAACGCCGAGGCGACGATGCTCATGCACACCAAGGGCATCCTGGTGATGACCCCGGAGTCGGCGATGGTGCTCACCGGCAAGCAGTCGCTGGACTTCTCCGGAGGCGTGTCAGCCGAGGACAACTTCGGCATCGGCGGTTACGACCGCGTCATGGGCCCCAACGGCCAGGCGCAGTACTGGGCACCGAACCTCGGTGCGGCACGGGACCTCCTGATGGCTCACTACGAGCACACCTACGTGCTGCCGGGCGAGCAGACGCCGCGCCGCGCGATCACGAGCGACCCCGTCGACCGCGACATCTCCGACTACCCGCACGTCCTCGCGGGCAGCGATTTCACCACCGTCGGGCAGATCTTCTCGGCGGCCTCCAACCCGGATCGCAAGAAGCCGTTCGACATCCGCACCGTGATCCGCGCCGTCGCCGACCAGGATCACCCGGTGCTCGAGCGCTGGGCGGGCATGGCCGACGCGGAGACCGCGGTGGTCACTGATCTGCACATGGGTGGAATCCCGGTGTGTCTCTTGGGTATCGAGTCACGGGAGGTACCGCGCCGCGGTTACACACCGACCGACGGTCCGGACACCTACACCGCCGGCACGCTGTTCCCGCAATCGTCGAAGAAGGCGGCGCGCGCGATCAACGTGGCCAGCGGCAACCGACCACTCGTGGTGCTGGCGAACCTGTCCGGGTTCGACGGATCGCCGGAGTCGCTGCGCAAGCTGCAGCTGGAGTACGGCGCGGAGATCGGCCGGGCCATCGTGAACTTCGAGGGCCCCATCGTGTTCTGCGTGATCTCGCGCTACCACGGTGGCGCATTCGTGGTGTTCTCGAAGGCGTTGAACCCCAACATGACCGTGCTGGCGATCGACGGCTCGTTCGCCTCCGTGCTGGGTGGTGCGCCGGCGGCCGCGGTCGTCTTCGCCGGCGATGTGGCCAAGCGGGTGAGTGCCGACGCGCGGGTGCGCGAACTCGAGGCCGAGACGGCACAGGCCACCGGTCCGGACCGCTCGCGGCTCAACGCCGAACTGGCCGACCTCCGACAGTCGGTGCGCGCGGAGAAGATCAGTGAGATCGCCGCCGAGTTCGACTCGGTGCACAGCATCCGCCGTGCCGTCGAGGTCGGCTCGGTCGACGCGGTCATCCAGGCCGACGAGCTCCGGCCCCAGATCATCGGCGCGATCGAGAAGTCGCCGGCTTGGGGCAAGCAGGATTCCGAGGTGGTCAGCTCGTAA
- a CDS encoding isopenicillin N synthase family dioxygenase, with protein MTVPVVDLSTADDAPEEFAVALREAAHTSGFVYLVGHGVGVDRQAEVLSTAREFFALPDADKNEISQLQSAQFRGYSRLGGELTNGQVDWREQIDIGPERAVIDGAQGYWHLQGPNLWPTSIPRFREVFDDWSAALSAVGLRLLRHWASSLGAEPTVFDDAFAHRPATLMKVVRYPGTANRSQGVGAHKDSGVLTLLLVEPDSAGLQVELTPGQWVDVPPMDGAFIVNIGELLEVATGGYLRATRHRVQAPAPGTDRVSIPFFLNPALDAVVPIIDLPPDLARRSRGVETDPDNPIFATYGENAWKSRTRAHPDVAELHHGIPAPQRGSS; from the coding sequence ATGACTGTGCCGGTGGTTGATCTGTCCACGGCCGACGACGCGCCGGAGGAATTCGCGGTGGCACTGCGCGAGGCTGCGCACACCTCGGGCTTCGTCTATCTGGTCGGGCATGGCGTCGGCGTCGACCGTCAGGCGGAGGTTCTGTCGACGGCGCGTGAGTTCTTCGCTCTGCCCGACGCCGACAAGAACGAGATCAGTCAATTGCAGAGCGCGCAGTTTCGCGGCTATTCACGGCTCGGTGGCGAGCTGACAAACGGGCAGGTCGACTGGCGTGAGCAGATCGATATCGGCCCGGAGCGCGCCGTCATCGATGGAGCGCAGGGGTATTGGCATCTGCAGGGCCCCAATCTGTGGCCCACGTCGATCCCGAGATTCCGGGAGGTCTTCGACGACTGGAGTGCCGCTCTGTCGGCTGTGGGTCTTCGGCTGCTGCGTCACTGGGCGTCGTCGCTGGGGGCCGAACCGACGGTGTTCGACGATGCCTTCGCGCATCGGCCCGCGACCTTGATGAAGGTGGTGCGGTATCCCGGCACCGCGAACAGAAGCCAGGGGGTCGGCGCACACAAGGATTCGGGCGTGTTGACTCTCCTGCTGGTCGAGCCCGACTCGGCGGGCCTCCAGGTGGAGCTGACGCCTGGACAGTGGGTGGACGTGCCGCCGATGGATGGCGCGTTCATCGTCAACATCGGGGAGCTGCTGGAGGTCGCCACCGGCGGTTACCTGCGGGCCACCCGGCATCGGGTCCAGGCCCCCGCGCCCGGCACCGATCGCGTGTCCATCCCGTTCTTTCTCAATCCGGCCCTGGACGCGGTGGTTCCGATCATCGACCTGCCGCCCGACCTCGCGCGCCGGTCGCGCGGCGTCGAGACCGATCCCGACAACCCCATCTTCGCCACCTACGGCGAGAACGCCTGGAAGTCGCGTACGCGTGCTCATCCCGACGTCGCGGAACTGCATCACGGCATCCCGGCTCCCCAGCGGGGCTCCTCGTAG
- a CDS encoding MerR family transcriptional regulator translates to MRIGELSRRTGVSERSLRYYEQRGLLASNRSAGGQREYTEAAVDRVFHIQELYAAGLGSQTMSALLPCMRDSDGGPSDTATPELVERLAAERARIDDAIRELRNSRAVLDDVIDAASRPRP, encoded by the coding sequence ATGCGGATCGGGGAGCTGTCACGACGAACAGGCGTGAGCGAGCGGTCGCTGCGCTACTACGAGCAGCGTGGTCTGCTGGCTTCCAACCGGTCGGCCGGAGGGCAACGTGAGTACACAGAGGCCGCGGTGGACCGTGTCTTCCACATCCAGGAGCTCTACGCCGCCGGACTCGGCAGCCAGACGATGTCAGCACTGCTGCCGTGCATGCGCGACTCCGACGGTGGTCCTTCCGATACTGCGACGCCCGAGTTGGTCGAACGCCTCGCCGCCGAACGGGCTCGTATCGACGACGCGATACGTGAGCTGCGAAACTCTCGGGCCGTGCTCGACGACGTCATCGACGCCGCTTCTCGGCCCCGACCGTGA
- a CDS encoding polysaccharide deacetylase family protein: MTNPTPAPPYEYCPIVDRDPISWPDGKKVAVYIGLNVEHFYFGRPSTSIWPGTTELTPDPLNHGWRDYGPRVGIWRTIECLDRHGVRPSVLLNSSVVDAHPQIVVAGVERDWTWLAHGRSNSELHTDLTVDEERRALAEITDTIRSATGRSPRGWMGPGLTETHRTPELLAELDYSYVLDWTHDDQPFPLTVPEMYSVPYSVELNDLLLFGHGLTGPDFLQMIIDSYEQLRADSATSGRVLPIALHPFVIGQPFRHRYLDEALAYLTAQPDAWLTTTDDIVDVYRAQA, translated from the coding sequence ATGACGAACCCGACTCCCGCGCCGCCTTACGAGTACTGCCCCATCGTCGACCGCGACCCGATCAGTTGGCCCGACGGCAAGAAGGTCGCCGTCTACATCGGTCTGAACGTCGAACACTTCTACTTCGGCCGCCCGTCGACGAGCATCTGGCCGGGTACCACCGAACTGACCCCGGATCCGCTGAACCACGGATGGCGCGATTATGGCCCGCGCGTCGGGATCTGGCGCACCATCGAGTGTCTCGACCGGCACGGTGTCCGACCGAGTGTCCTGCTCAACTCCTCCGTCGTGGATGCCCACCCACAGATCGTCGTGGCCGGCGTAGAACGTGATTGGACGTGGCTTGCACACGGACGCAGCAACTCTGAACTCCACACCGACCTCACCGTCGACGAGGAGCGTCGAGCACTCGCCGAGATCACCGACACCATCCGTTCCGCGACCGGCCGCTCGCCGCGGGGGTGGATGGGACCCGGCCTGACCGAGACGCACCGGACGCCGGAGTTGCTCGCCGAGCTCGATTACTCCTATGTACTGGACTGGACACACGACGACCAGCCATTCCCGTTGACGGTTCCCGAGATGTACAGCGTCCCTTACTCGGTCGAACTCAACGACCTACTGTTGTTCGGTCATGGTCTCACCGGGCCGGACTTCCTGCAGATGATCATCGACAGCTACGAGCAGCTCCGCGCGGACTCCGCGACGAGTGGCCGGGTACTGCCGATCGCCCTGCATCCGTTTGTGATCGGCCAACCGTTCCGCCACCGGTACCTCGATGAGGCGCTCGCATATCTCACCGCCCAACCCGACGCCTGGCTCACGACGACCGATGACATCGTCGATGTGTATCGCGCACAGGCCTGA
- a CDS encoding phosphotransferase: MTLTTPKLIDTTDDITAAWMEEVLCHAGHDTSIAAITIEPIGAGNVSDTVRVSVAYARPSPGAPDAVVVKLKPRDPDVHAHGLRSGAYHREIGAYVDISARNACRIPLKYWVAGDETTINLVMEDLSTSAVAGNQVQGATVEDATAVLTELANVHSEFHPMDTATAPAWMIRLSDVCDYWSDAAERGAVQALTRFADDLPDDHLEAIRQAIELVRVWHLLPQEHLTFTHGDPRVDNVLFESVGDVRRAVLIDWQVTGLRNPMYDVGYFMSGSVDVEDRRAHERRLITHYAETFAQKSTGYDETTALRDYRVQLLSGLYITLAAIDVLPDNETVNTLILALLRRNCAAVVDWDSVAQVRALAAESA; this comes from the coding sequence ATGACGCTGACAACGCCGAAGCTCATCGACACCACCGACGACATCACCGCAGCCTGGATGGAGGAAGTCCTCTGCCACGCCGGCCACGACACATCGATCGCGGCGATCACGATCGAGCCGATCGGCGCGGGCAATGTCAGCGACACCGTACGGGTGAGTGTCGCCTATGCCAGGCCGTCTCCCGGAGCGCCCGATGCGGTCGTGGTCAAGCTGAAACCCCGTGACCCTGATGTACACGCGCACGGATTGCGCAGTGGTGCATACCATCGCGAGATCGGCGCGTATGTCGACATCTCCGCGCGGAACGCCTGCCGGATCCCACTGAAGTACTGGGTGGCCGGAGACGAGACCACGATCAATCTGGTGATGGAGGACCTGAGTACGAGTGCCGTTGCGGGAAACCAGGTTCAGGGCGCGACCGTCGAGGACGCGACAGCGGTGCTGACCGAACTCGCGAATGTGCACTCGGAGTTCCATCCGATGGACACCGCCACCGCGCCGGCATGGATGATCCGGCTGAGCGATGTCTGCGACTACTGGTCCGACGCGGCCGAACGCGGGGCGGTGCAGGCACTCACCCGGTTCGCCGATGACCTTCCCGACGACCATCTCGAGGCGATCCGTCAGGCGATCGAGCTCGTCCGGGTGTGGCACCTGCTCCCGCAGGAGCACCTCACCTTCACTCATGGTGATCCCCGCGTGGACAACGTGTTGTTCGAGTCGGTCGGAGACGTCCGACGCGCGGTCTTGATCGACTGGCAGGTCACCGGGCTCCGCAATCCCATGTACGACGTCGGGTACTTCATGTCGGGCAGTGTCGACGTCGAGGATCGTCGAGCGCACGAGCGCCGGCTGATCACCCACTACGCGGAGACCTTCGCGCAGAAGTCGACCGGCTACGACGAGACGACAGCGCTGAGGGACTACCGCGTGCAGCTGCTCAGCGGCCTGTACATCACCCTGGCCGCGATCGACGTGCTCCCCGACAACGAGACGGTCAACACCCTCATCCTCGCGTTGCTGCGGCGGAACTGCGCCGCGGTGGTCGATTGGGACTCGGTGGCACAGGTGCGTGCACTGGCGGCGGAGTCGGCGTAG